Proteins from a single region of Anopheles cruzii unplaced genomic scaffold, idAnoCruzAS_RS32_06 scaffold00375_ctg1, whole genome shotgun sequence:
- the LOC128276047 gene encoding protein spindle-F-like, protein MSGVKSRDPNESECYVQVTQHGALQAALQTLKERCQTLQKRISTLEDENLALRTTQTKTTGERGQGRSTTSMEVELLRHNVLELSRQKAQLAEQIAMIAGENRQLWGRLSQIVKDFPLASCMGERQVDSGDDGTNTIREPLVDPAGASPGTPAQNLIRSRTFTKNAPNPKLRARLPHSTMDEQLLNLEDVSLLNACEFLEKDGYNTGNELPSLGLTGSQSEELLEVALEANPDLRHYTDGLLAMQLEVTRQQLGLKSVLNQLQLKKELCRRCKHRQQQTTSAEKKPIMKDVTVEVTEGELVHVAERRPCASRTNGVHDQQPKPMETSGGMMDSSATDELPLGSRTLDLLQEKLRANSLDKMCPMCGKLYAAQAPFNDFQHHVESHFLEDGELGDLSLDRTYEYVSQTVGNF, encoded by the exons ATGAGTGGCGTCAAATCAAGAGATCCGAACGAAAGCGAGTGTTACGTGCAGGTAACACAGCATGGGGCGTTACAAGCGGCACTGCAGACGCTGAAGGAACGCTGCCAAACGTTGCAGAAGCGTATCTCGACTCTCGAGGATGAAAACTTAGCACTGCGGACGACGCAAACCAAGACAACTGGCGAGCGGGGACAGGGTCGCTCAACCACATCAATGGAGGTGGAACTGTTACGTCACAACGTGTTGGAGCTATCCCGTCAGAAAGCCCAGCTGGCCGAGCAGATCGCGATGATAGCGGGCGAAAATAGGCAGCTATGGGGTCGGCTTTCACAAATCGTGAAAGACTTTCCACTAGCCTCTTGCATGGGCGAACGGCAAGTCGACAGTGGTGATGATGGAACGAACACTATCAGAGAGCCACTTGTCGATCCAGCCGGTGCTTCGCCCGGGACTCCGGCACAGAACCTTATTCGCTCGCGAACTTTTACTAAAAACGCTCCAAACCCGAAACTACGTGCACGCTTGCCGCACAGTACCATGGACGAACAACTGCTAAACCTGGAAGACGTTTCGCTGCTCAATGCATGCGAGTTTCTTGAGAAAGATGGGTACAATACCGGCAATGAACTGCCGTCATTGGGGCTCACTGGTTCGCAGAGCGAGGAACTGCTTGAAGTGGCACTTGAAGCGAACCCCGACTTGCGCCACTACACTGACGGgctgctggcgatgcaacTCGAAGTCACCCGACAACAGCTTGGCCTGAAAAGCGTCCTCAATCAACTGCAGTTGAAAAAGG AACTTTGTCGACGTTGCAAGCatcgccaacaacaaacgactTCTGCCGAAAAAAAGCCTATCATGAAAGATGTTACAGTTGAAGTGACTGAGGGTGAGCTCGTGCATGTGGCTGAAAGGCGACCATGCGCTTCCCGTACCAACGGCGTCCATGACCAACAGCCCAAACCTATGGAAACTTCAGGCGGCATGATGGACAGCAGTGCAACAGACGAGCTACCACTCGGCTCCCGAACCCTCGATCTACTGCAGGAGAAGCTGCGCGCCAACAGTCTAGATAAAATGTGCCCGATGTGTGGTAAACTGTACGCGGCCCAGGCACCGTTCAACGACTTTCAGCATCACGTCGAGTCCCACTTCCTTGAAGACGGTGAACTAGGCGATCTTAGTCTGGACCGAACGTACGAGTACGTCTCGCAAACAGTCGGAAACTTCTGA